A DNA window from Paramormyrops kingsleyae isolate MSU_618 chromosome 10, PKINGS_0.4, whole genome shotgun sequence contains the following coding sequences:
- the LOC111858519 gene encoding mitogen-activated protein kinase kinase kinase kinase 2-like isoform X1 yields MDVIGVSFLDPLDDYELVHRIGSGTYGDVFKARNIKTSEMSAIKIVKLDPGDDITSIQQEITMMKECKHKNIVAYFGSYHRNTKLWICMEYCGGGSLQDIYQVTGPLKEKQIAYVCRETLQGLHYLHETGKMHRDIKGANILLTERGDVKLADFGVAAEISASVAKRKSFIGTPYWMAPEVAAVEKKGGYNHLCDIWAVGITAIELAELQPPMFDLHPMRALMLMSKSNFQPPKLKDRTKWSAGFHSFVKMSLNKNPRKRPTAERLLEHPFMTQLLTRTLTLELLDMVANPELHAPPAQDENDVDLCDASPDRIKSAGKHPVVERSLSEEQFDQVKFGPPRRKVTDPCPELSSYDEDWNISEDEDDSPSLLECVEEALLKRSLTVKRAPSAERCSGEDESRRGGSKWCQLASSPLVSSTSSLPAFSSVCCNQEDKDLTLRPSATLHSDCTLLPNSAPVLSRCSGAQDISLWCSDSCAPEGGIIQEEPKPGTVASLLRDTPLSPEWSTLRRKTEESRADCHGLPPTPQVHMGACFSKVFNGCPLKLYCAVTWVFPRTRDQYLILGAEEGVYTLNLNELHEDTMEKLLPHRCTWLYVMNNILMSVSGKSCQLYSHSLTVLFEQRRQLQKRQGHLSLSTNRLTERIIPRKLTISVKIPDTKGCRRCNVVRNPYTDSTFLCGAVPSGVVLLLWYDPLQKFLQFKHIAVALPESLPIFELLVLESDELPQLCVGVRCVRPELQVSSANQQLSFDIINLNSTTYTEPDGEPLGVVQLTQLDRDTVLIALQETVQVVNLQGFPCRELVSELTFGFVIDTLACLQDSVLAFWKHGLQGRCLQTSEVTQEITDESRVFLVLGTNRDIILQSTPTGIPSVTSNLYMLTGHESSY; encoded by the exons GCTCGGAACATCAAGACATCAGAGATGTCTGCAATCAAAATAGTAAAACTGGATCCTG gagaTGACATCACCTCCATCCAACAGGAGATTACCATGATGAAGGAATGCAAGCACAAAAACATTGTGGCTTATTTTGGCAGCTACCACAG GAACACAAAACTCTGGATATGTATGGAGTACTGTGGAGGGGGGTCACTGCAGGACATTTACCAAG TGACTGGGCCGCTGAAGGAGAAGCAGATTGCCTACGTCTGCAGGGAAACGCTCCAG GGCCTTCATTACCTGCATGAGACTGGGAAAATGCACAGAGACATTAAG GGGGCTAACATCCTTCTGACAGAGCGGGGGGACGTCAAACTTG CGGATTTTGGTGTTGCTGCTGAGATCAGTGCCTCTGTGGCAAAAAGGAAGTCCTTCATCGGAACACCCTACTG GATGGCGCCCGAGGTGGCTGCTGTGGAGAAGAAGGGCGGATATAATCACCTGTGTGACATCTGGGCAGTGGGCATCACAGCCATCGAGCTGGCAGAGCTGCAGCCGCCCATGTTCGACCTGCACCCTATGAG AGCCCTGATGTTGATGTCAAAGAGCAACTTTCAGCCACCTAAACTCAAAGACAGAACTAAGTG GTCGGCAGGGTTTCATAGCTTTGTGAAGATGTCACTGAACAAAAATCCACGCAAGAGACCCACAGCAGAGAGACTTCTGGAG CACCCATTCATGACCCAGCTCCTGACTCGAACTCTGACCCTTGAACTGTTAGACATGGTCGCCAACCCAGAGCTGCATGCCCCGCCAGCCCAGGACGAGAATGACGTGGAT TTGTGTGACGCTTCCCCTGATAGGATCAAGTCTGCAGGGAAACACCCAGTAGTGGAGAGGAGTCTCTCCGAGGAGCAAT TTGACCAGGTGAAATTTGGTCCCCCCAGGAGGAAAGTGACCGACCCTTGTCCTGAATTG AGCTCTTACGATGAAGACTGGAATATCTCAGAAGATGAGGATGATTCCCC GAGTCTCTTGGAGTGCGTTGAAGAAGCTTTGCTGAAGAG gagTTTAACTGTGAAAAGGGCGCCCTCTGCTGAG CGCTGTTCTGGCGAGGATGAGAGCAGACGTGGCGGATCTAAGTGGTGCCAGCTAGCCAGCTCTCCCCTGGTGTCCAGCACCTcctccctgcctgccttcaGCTCTGTCTGCTGCAACCAGGAGGATAAAGACCTCACACTCCGCCCAAGTGCTACACTACACTCAGACTGCACCCTGCTCCCCAACTCCGCCCCAG TGTTATCCAGGTGCTCAGGCGCTCAGGATATCAGTCTGTGGTGCAGTGACTCCTGTGCCCCTGAAGGGGGCATCATACAGGAGGAGCCGAAGCCAGGGACAGTGGCTTCCCTGCTCCGGGACACTCCTCTTTCCCCTGAGTGGAGCACCCTGCGAAGAAAGACTGAGGAATCT AGGGCTGATTGTCATGGACTACCGCCCACTCCCCAAGTCCAT ATGGGAGCCTGTTTCTCAAAGGTGTTCAATGGCTGTCCCCTCAAGCTTTACTGTGCTGTCACTTGGGTTTTCCCGAGGACTAGAG ATCAGTACCTCATCCTTGGGGCAGAGGAAGGGGTCTATACCCTGAACCTGAACGAGCTCCACGAGGATACTATGGAGAAG TTACTCCCACACAGATGCACCTGGCTGTACGTCATGAACAACATCCTGATGTCTGTCTCAG GGAAATCGTGCCAGCTGTATTCCCACAGCCTGACGGTCCTGTTTGAGCAGAGGAGACAGCTCCAGAAAAGGCAGGGCCACCTGTCGCTTAGCACCAACCGCCTGACAGAGAGGATCATTCCCAG GAAATTAACTATTTCTGTGAAGATACCAGACACCAAAGGTTGTCGAAGGTGCAACGTTG TAAGAAACCCATACACTGACAGCACGTTCCTCTGCGGGGCTGTGCCGTCCGGTGTGGTGCTGCTCTTGTGGTATGACCCGCTACAGAAGTTTCTGCAGTTTAAG CACATAGCTGTGGCCCTTCCTGAGTCCCTGCCCATCTTTGAGCTGCTGGTCCTGGAGTCAGATGAGCTGCCACAGTTGTGTGTGGGGGTGAGGTGTGTCAGGCCTGAGCTCCAGGTCTCATCAGCCAACCAGCAGCTGAGTTTTGACATCATAAATCTGAACAGCACGACGTATACAGAGCCAG ATGGTGAGCCTCTCGGGGTGGTACAGCTGACGCAGCTGGACAGAGACACAGTGCTCATTGCGCTGCAAG AGACGGTGCAGGTGGTGAACCTGCAGGGTTTCCCGTGTCGAGAACTGGTCTCAGAGCTGACTTTTGGATTTGTCATTGACACTTTGG CTTGTTTACAGGACAGCGTGCTGGCCTTTTGGAAACATGGTCTACAAGGACGTTGTTTGCAAACTAGTGAG GTAACACAGGAAATCACAGACGAAAGCCGCGTGTTTCTGGTACTGGGGACTAACAG
- the LOC111858519 gene encoding mitogen-activated protein kinase kinase kinase kinase 2-like isoform X2: protein MDVIGVSFLDPLDDYELVHRIGSGTYGDVFKARNIKTSEMSAIKIVKLDPDDITSIQQEITMMKECKHKNIVAYFGSYHRNTKLWICMEYCGGGSLQDIYQVTGPLKEKQIAYVCRETLQGLHYLHETGKMHRDIKGANILLTERGDVKLADFGVAAEISASVAKRKSFIGTPYWMAPEVAAVEKKGGYNHLCDIWAVGITAIELAELQPPMFDLHPMRALMLMSKSNFQPPKLKDRTKWSAGFHSFVKMSLNKNPRKRPTAERLLEHPFMTQLLTRTLTLELLDMVANPELHAPPAQDENDVDLCDASPDRIKSAGKHPVVERSLSEEQFDQVKFGPPRRKVTDPCPELSSYDEDWNISEDEDDSPSLLECVEEALLKRSLTVKRAPSAERCSGEDESRRGGSKWCQLASSPLVSSTSSLPAFSSVCCNQEDKDLTLRPSATLHSDCTLLPNSAPVLSRCSGAQDISLWCSDSCAPEGGIIQEEPKPGTVASLLRDTPLSPEWSTLRRKTEESRADCHGLPPTPQVHMGACFSKVFNGCPLKLYCAVTWVFPRTRDQYLILGAEEGVYTLNLNELHEDTMEKLLPHRCTWLYVMNNILMSVSGKSCQLYSHSLTVLFEQRRQLQKRQGHLSLSTNRLTERIIPRKLTISVKIPDTKGCRRCNVVRNPYTDSTFLCGAVPSGVVLLLWYDPLQKFLQFKHIAVALPESLPIFELLVLESDELPQLCVGVRCVRPELQVSSANQQLSFDIINLNSTTYTEPDGEPLGVVQLTQLDRDTVLIALQETVQVVNLQGFPCRELVSELTFGFVIDTLACLQDSVLAFWKHGLQGRCLQTSEVTQEITDESRVFLVLGTNRDIILQSTPTGIPSVTSNLYMLTGHESSY, encoded by the exons GCTCGGAACATCAAGACATCAGAGATGTCTGCAATCAAAATAGTAAAACTGGATCCTG aTGACATCACCTCCATCCAACAGGAGATTACCATGATGAAGGAATGCAAGCACAAAAACATTGTGGCTTATTTTGGCAGCTACCACAG GAACACAAAACTCTGGATATGTATGGAGTACTGTGGAGGGGGGTCACTGCAGGACATTTACCAAG TGACTGGGCCGCTGAAGGAGAAGCAGATTGCCTACGTCTGCAGGGAAACGCTCCAG GGCCTTCATTACCTGCATGAGACTGGGAAAATGCACAGAGACATTAAG GGGGCTAACATCCTTCTGACAGAGCGGGGGGACGTCAAACTTG CGGATTTTGGTGTTGCTGCTGAGATCAGTGCCTCTGTGGCAAAAAGGAAGTCCTTCATCGGAACACCCTACTG GATGGCGCCCGAGGTGGCTGCTGTGGAGAAGAAGGGCGGATATAATCACCTGTGTGACATCTGGGCAGTGGGCATCACAGCCATCGAGCTGGCAGAGCTGCAGCCGCCCATGTTCGACCTGCACCCTATGAG AGCCCTGATGTTGATGTCAAAGAGCAACTTTCAGCCACCTAAACTCAAAGACAGAACTAAGTG GTCGGCAGGGTTTCATAGCTTTGTGAAGATGTCACTGAACAAAAATCCACGCAAGAGACCCACAGCAGAGAGACTTCTGGAG CACCCATTCATGACCCAGCTCCTGACTCGAACTCTGACCCTTGAACTGTTAGACATGGTCGCCAACCCAGAGCTGCATGCCCCGCCAGCCCAGGACGAGAATGACGTGGAT TTGTGTGACGCTTCCCCTGATAGGATCAAGTCTGCAGGGAAACACCCAGTAGTGGAGAGGAGTCTCTCCGAGGAGCAAT TTGACCAGGTGAAATTTGGTCCCCCCAGGAGGAAAGTGACCGACCCTTGTCCTGAATTG AGCTCTTACGATGAAGACTGGAATATCTCAGAAGATGAGGATGATTCCCC GAGTCTCTTGGAGTGCGTTGAAGAAGCTTTGCTGAAGAG gagTTTAACTGTGAAAAGGGCGCCCTCTGCTGAG CGCTGTTCTGGCGAGGATGAGAGCAGACGTGGCGGATCTAAGTGGTGCCAGCTAGCCAGCTCTCCCCTGGTGTCCAGCACCTcctccctgcctgccttcaGCTCTGTCTGCTGCAACCAGGAGGATAAAGACCTCACACTCCGCCCAAGTGCTACACTACACTCAGACTGCACCCTGCTCCCCAACTCCGCCCCAG TGTTATCCAGGTGCTCAGGCGCTCAGGATATCAGTCTGTGGTGCAGTGACTCCTGTGCCCCTGAAGGGGGCATCATACAGGAGGAGCCGAAGCCAGGGACAGTGGCTTCCCTGCTCCGGGACACTCCTCTTTCCCCTGAGTGGAGCACCCTGCGAAGAAAGACTGAGGAATCT AGGGCTGATTGTCATGGACTACCGCCCACTCCCCAAGTCCAT ATGGGAGCCTGTTTCTCAAAGGTGTTCAATGGCTGTCCCCTCAAGCTTTACTGTGCTGTCACTTGGGTTTTCCCGAGGACTAGAG ATCAGTACCTCATCCTTGGGGCAGAGGAAGGGGTCTATACCCTGAACCTGAACGAGCTCCACGAGGATACTATGGAGAAG TTACTCCCACACAGATGCACCTGGCTGTACGTCATGAACAACATCCTGATGTCTGTCTCAG GGAAATCGTGCCAGCTGTATTCCCACAGCCTGACGGTCCTGTTTGAGCAGAGGAGACAGCTCCAGAAAAGGCAGGGCCACCTGTCGCTTAGCACCAACCGCCTGACAGAGAGGATCATTCCCAG GAAATTAACTATTTCTGTGAAGATACCAGACACCAAAGGTTGTCGAAGGTGCAACGTTG TAAGAAACCCATACACTGACAGCACGTTCCTCTGCGGGGCTGTGCCGTCCGGTGTGGTGCTGCTCTTGTGGTATGACCCGCTACAGAAGTTTCTGCAGTTTAAG CACATAGCTGTGGCCCTTCCTGAGTCCCTGCCCATCTTTGAGCTGCTGGTCCTGGAGTCAGATGAGCTGCCACAGTTGTGTGTGGGGGTGAGGTGTGTCAGGCCTGAGCTCCAGGTCTCATCAGCCAACCAGCAGCTGAGTTTTGACATCATAAATCTGAACAGCACGACGTATACAGAGCCAG ATGGTGAGCCTCTCGGGGTGGTACAGCTGACGCAGCTGGACAGAGACACAGTGCTCATTGCGCTGCAAG AGACGGTGCAGGTGGTGAACCTGCAGGGTTTCCCGTGTCGAGAACTGGTCTCAGAGCTGACTTTTGGATTTGTCATTGACACTTTGG CTTGTTTACAGGACAGCGTGCTGGCCTTTTGGAAACATGGTCTACAAGGACGTTGTTTGCAAACTAGTGAG GTAACACAGGAAATCACAGACGAAAGCCGCGTGTTTCTGGTACTGGGGACTAACAG